The sequence CCCTGCAATCGATGCCAGTTCGATCCCTTCATACCCGCAAAATTCGATCTGCTTAACCGCTGACTGTAAATCATGCCCACCAAACAACACACTGTTCACACCTAGTCTCATGAATAGTCCTCCTCGAATTTTATTAAATCGCTTACATGTATCATACAACGTCCGGACCTCTCGATCATAGCGAATGCCGTCGGGCACATGGTCAATCAGGACATTCCGCTGTTACCCTTTGACCGCACCTGCCGTCATCCCATCGACTATTTTTTTGTTAAAGAAAATAAACAGGATTAACGGCGGTATCGATATTAATAACACATCGGCAAAAAGCAAATGATACTCCGTTCCATAAATCCCGGTAAAATTGTATAACGTCAGCTGTACCGTGGCATTATCCGCGCCCGGAAAGAAATACAGCATATTCTCAAAATCATTATAAATTTGAATCGAGGACAATACGATAACCGTCGAGGTAACCGGCTTCAATAAGGGAAATATCACACGAAAAAACAAATTGAACGGACCGCAGCCATCCATTAATGCCGCTTCATCCAGCTCTTTCGGGATCGTCCCGACGAAAGCAGTATACAACAAACAGGCAAAGGAAAAATGAAGTCCTGCTTCTAAGGAAATAATCCCGGGAAACGTTTTAAATAGTCCCATCCCTTGCAGCAACCAGA is a genomic window of Gracilibacillus salinarum containing:
- a CDS encoding carbohydrate ABC transporter permease; this translates as MRANAISTLNEQQQQEEMIQARKRSSRRMLVLETLGVLVALTFFGIPFYFVLINSFKDRAGASLLNLSFPENFQFLNNYKEVLTLNDGVVLRAFMNSTIITVLSLTTIIIICSMAAFVIARRSGLAKKLNYVILIGLMIPPSIVPTIWLLQGMGLFKTFPGIISLEAGLHFSFACLLYTAFVGTIPKELDEAALMDGCGPFNLFFRVIFPLLKPVTSTVIVLSSIQIYNDFENMLYFFPGADNATVQLTLYNFTGIYGTEYHLLFADVLLISIPPLILFIFFNKKIVDGMTAGAVKG